A single region of the Vibrio cyclitrophicus genome encodes:
- the murC gene encoding UDP-N-acetylmuramate--L-alanine ligase has translation MTIEHTQDLAQIRAMVPEMRRVKSIHFIGIGGAGMSGIAEVLLNEGYQITGSDIAQNPVTDRLVSKGATVYIGHQASNVADASVVVVSTAINEENPEIVAAREARTPIVRRAEMLAELMRFRHGIAVAGTHGKTTTTALVTQIYSEAGLDPTFVNGGLVKSAGTNARLGSSRILIAEADESDASFLHLQPMVSIVTNIEADHMDTYGGDFETLKQTFIDFLHNLPFYGQAVMCVDDPVVRELIPQVSRQVITYGFSEDADIRIENYVQEGQQGKFTVVREGKANLDITLNIPGRHNALNASAAIAVATEDDISDEAILKAMAGTEGTGRRFDHLGEYETGKGVAMLVDDYGHHPTEVDVTIQAARSGWTDKRLVMIFQPHRYSRTRDLYDDFANVLEQVDVLILLDVYSAGEKPIAGADGRSLSRTIRGRGKIDPIFVADINALPSALANVIQGGDLVLTQGAGDVGRVAKQLESLQLDINKMQNA, from the coding sequence ATGACGATTGAACATACCCAAGACTTAGCGCAAATCCGTGCAATGGTGCCAGAAATGCGCCGTGTTAAATCTATCCACTTCATTGGTATTGGTGGTGCTGGAATGAGCGGGATTGCTGAAGTCTTGCTAAATGAAGGCTACCAGATCACGGGTTCTGATATTGCTCAAAACCCAGTGACTGATCGTTTAGTTAGCAAGGGGGCGACAGTTTACATTGGCCACCAAGCAAGTAACGTTGCTGATGCAAGTGTAGTGGTGGTTTCAACCGCTATCAACGAAGAAAATCCAGAGATTGTTGCTGCTCGTGAAGCGCGTACACCGATTGTTCGTCGTGCAGAAATGCTGGCTGAGCTAATGCGTTTTCGTCACGGCATTGCTGTGGCAGGTACGCACGGTAAAACAACCACAACTGCGCTAGTGACACAGATTTACTCGGAAGCAGGTCTAGATCCAACCTTCGTAAACGGTGGTTTGGTGAAAAGCGCTGGCACTAACGCACGCTTAGGTTCAAGCCGTATTCTTATCGCTGAAGCCGATGAAAGTGATGCGTCATTCTTACATCTGCAACCAATGGTTAGTATCGTAACTAACATCGAAGCGGATCATATGGATACCTACGGCGGCGATTTTGAAACGCTAAAGCAGACGTTTATTGATTTCTTACACAACCTGCCATTCTATGGTCAGGCTGTGATGTGTGTTGACGATCCTGTTGTACGTGAGCTTATCCCTCAGGTGAGTCGCCAAGTGATTACTTACGGTTTCTCAGAAGATGCGGATATCCGTATTGAGAACTACGTACAAGAAGGGCAACAAGGTAAATTCACAGTTGTACGTGAAGGCAAAGCTAACCTTGATATCACATTGAACATTCCGGGCCGTCATAATGCGCTAAATGCATCAGCTGCAATTGCGGTTGCAACAGAAGATGACATCAGCGATGAAGCGATTCTCAAAGCGATGGCAGGAACCGAAGGCACGGGTCGCCGTTTCGATCACCTAGGTGAGTACGAAACCGGTAAAGGCGTGGCAATGTTGGTCGATGATTACGGTCATCACCCTACTGAAGTGGATGTCACTATTCAAGCTGCACGCAGTGGCTGGACTGACAAACGTCTTGTGATGATTTTCCAACCTCACCGTTATAGTCGTACTCGCGATCTGTATGATGACTTTGCTAACGTTCTTGAGCAGGTTGATGTTCTAATCTTATTAGATGTGTACTCGGCAGGTGAGAAACCTATTGCAGGTGCGGACGGGCGTTCGTTAAGTCGAACTATTCGTGGTCGTGGTAAGATAGATCCAATCTTTGTTGCTGATATCAACGCGCTGCCGTCGGCTCTTGCTAACGTAATTCAAGGTGGTGATCTTGTCTTAACGCAGGGTGCAGGTGATGTTGGCCGTGTAGCGAAGCAGCTTGAATCGTTACAATTAGACATTAATAAAATGCAGAACGCGTAA
- a CDS encoding cell division protein FtsQ/DivIB — protein MVESTFSENRHLFSLPSLKKHALGGSFFVMVLLFIGFLFYTTLTWMWDDQRLPLSKIVLQGDLTYVTAGDVQHAFGELEHIGTFMSQDIGVLQDSLEALPWVSVVSIRKQWPDTIKVFLTEYHAAAIWNGNMLLNDDGQVFNGDIGLLKGDRVKLYGPDGTSQEVIEKWRQITPLINSLGLTVTSLVLNERRAWQIILDNGIRLELGKDSLDERVERFISLYHELGSKANQVSYIDLRYDTGAAVGWFPEQELEESTDD, from the coding sequence TTGGTAGAAAGTACTTTTAGCGAAAACCGCCACCTATTCAGTTTACCGTCGCTCAAGAAACACGCCTTAGGCGGGTCTTTTTTTGTCATGGTATTGCTATTCATTGGGTTTCTTTTCTATACCACACTGACTTGGATGTGGGACGATCAGCGATTGCCTCTCTCCAAAATAGTACTTCAAGGCGACTTAACTTACGTAACCGCTGGTGATGTTCAACATGCCTTTGGCGAGCTTGAGCATATTGGAACATTCATGTCGCAAGACATCGGTGTCTTGCAAGACAGTTTAGAAGCGTTACCTTGGGTTTCAGTGGTCTCCATTCGTAAGCAGTGGCCAGACACAATAAAAGTATTTTTGACTGAATATCATGCGGCAGCAATCTGGAACGGCAACATGCTGCTGAATGACGATGGTCAGGTGTTTAATGGTGATATCGGCTTGTTGAAGGGCGATAGAGTTAAGCTTTACGGCCCAGACGGCACCAGCCAAGAAGTGATAGAAAAATGGCGACAGATAACCCCGTTGATTAACAGTCTAGGGTTAACAGTTACCTCGCTCGTTCTCAATGAGCGTCGCGCTTGGCAAATAATCCTAGATAACGGTATCCGTTTAGAACTAGGTAAAGATTCTTTAGATGAGCGTGTTGAACGCTTCATTTCGCTTTACCACGAGTTAGGTAGTAAGGCGAATCAAGTGAGCTACATCGACCTCAGGTATGATACGGGAGCCGCTGTAGGCTGGTTTCCAGAGCAAGAGTTAGAAGAGAGCACAGATGACTAA
- the murG gene encoding undecaprenyldiphospho-muramoylpentapeptide beta-N-acetylglucosaminyltransferase, translating to MKKNKKLLVMAGGTGGHVFPGLAVAKKLQQQGWEIRWLGTADRMEADLVPKHGIEIDFIKVKGLRGQGISKLIKAPFQIINAILQAKQHIKAWQPDVVLGMGGYVSGPGGIAAWLSGIPVVLHEQNAVAGLTNQWLSKIAKKVFQAFPGAFPTADVVGNPVREDVVALAEPEQRMAERDGDIRILVMGGSQGAKILNDTLPVTMAQLGEGFTVMHQAGKNNQQQVIEQYKSHSVDNVQVTEFIDDVAQAYEWADLLVCRSGALTVSEVSAAGVGSIFVPFMHKDRQQALNADHLVECGAALMIEQPQLTADKLANTIAQLDRNELKMMATKARQAAKLDADVTVAEAIKALAK from the coding sequence ATGAAAAAAAACAAAAAACTTTTAGTGATGGCTGGTGGTACTGGCGGTCACGTTTTCCCTGGCTTAGCTGTGGCTAAAAAGCTTCAACAACAAGGTTGGGAAATTCGCTGGTTAGGAACTGCGGACCGAATGGAAGCGGATCTGGTACCAAAGCATGGTATTGAGATCGACTTCATTAAGGTGAAAGGCCTGCGTGGTCAAGGCATTAGCAAGCTAATTAAAGCGCCATTCCAGATTATTAATGCCATACTTCAAGCAAAACAGCACATCAAAGCATGGCAGCCTGATGTAGTGCTTGGCATGGGTGGCTACGTGAGTGGTCCCGGTGGTATTGCGGCATGGTTATCCGGTATTCCAGTGGTTCTGCATGAACAAAATGCAGTGGCGGGTTTAACTAACCAATGGCTATCTAAAATTGCCAAAAAAGTATTCCAAGCTTTCCCTGGTGCTTTCCCTACTGCTGACGTTGTGGGTAACCCTGTTCGTGAAGATGTTGTTGCCTTAGCTGAACCCGAGCAACGCATGGCTGAACGTGATGGGGACATCCGCATCTTGGTCATGGGCGGTAGTCAGGGCGCCAAAATCCTGAATGATACCTTGCCAGTAACAATGGCGCAGCTTGGTGAGGGTTTCACTGTGATGCACCAAGCGGGTAAGAACAATCAACAGCAAGTCATTGAGCAATACAAATCACATTCTGTTGATAATGTTCAAGTGACTGAATTTATTGATGATGTGGCGCAAGCTTATGAGTGGGCAGATCTATTAGTGTGTCGCTCAGGTGCATTAACCGTATCTGAAGTCTCGGCGGCGGGTGTGGGTTCTATCTTCGTTCCGTTTATGCACAAAGACAGACAACAAGCGTTGAATGCCGACCATTTAGTTGAATGTGGCGCAGCGTTAATGATTGAACAGCCTCAACTAACGGCTGATAAGCTAGCGAACACTATCGCGCAGCTTGATAGAAATGAATTGAAAATGATGGCAACAAAAGCTCGTCAGGCAGCCAAGCTTGATGCGGATGTGACCGTCGCTGAAGCAATTAAAGCTTTAGCAAAATAA
- the ftsW gene encoding cell division protein FtsW — protein MQRVKEINQSIWQWLNRATPEALYDRQLVWIALGLMLTGLVMVTSASFPISARLTDQPFHFMFRHAIFLVLALIVSSVILQIPMKRWFQYSMYLLGLSFFLLVVVLAVGKSVNGASRWIPLGLFNLQPAEVAKLSLFIFMAGYLVRKQDEVRKTFFGGFGKPIMVFGAFAVLLLGQPDLGTVVVMLVTLFGMLFIAGAKLSQFIALMVAGIAAVVGLIVIEPYRVRRVTSFWEPWNDPFGSGYQLTQSLMAFGRGDWMGQGLGNSVQKLEYLPEAHTDFVFAVLAEELGFVGVTLVLILIFSLVLKAILIGKKAFENDQLFSGYLAFGIGIWFAFQTLVNVGAASGIVPTKGLTLPLISYGGSSLIVMSVAVSMLLRIDHECRIQQKEQADNQNELVE, from the coding sequence GTGCAAAGAGTGAAAGAGATCAATCAATCTATTTGGCAATGGCTTAACCGTGCCACACCAGAGGCGCTTTACGATCGTCAATTGGTATGGATTGCTCTTGGATTGATGCTAACGGGTTTGGTAATGGTAACGTCGGCTTCGTTCCCAATCAGTGCTCGTTTAACTGATCAGCCGTTTCACTTTATGTTCCGTCATGCCATTTTCTTGGTGTTAGCGTTAATCGTATCCAGCGTCATATTGCAAATTCCAATGAAGCGTTGGTTTCAATACAGCATGTATCTACTGGGTTTATCCTTCTTTTTACTGGTTGTGGTATTGGCTGTCGGTAAGTCGGTGAACGGTGCATCGCGCTGGATCCCTCTTGGGTTGTTTAACTTACAACCTGCCGAAGTCGCTAAATTATCGCTGTTTATCTTTATGGCGGGCTACTTGGTTCGAAAACAAGACGAAGTGAGGAAAACCTTCTTCGGTGGTTTTGGTAAGCCAATTATGGTGTTTGGTGCCTTTGCAGTATTACTCCTTGGCCAACCCGATTTAGGTACCGTTGTTGTAATGCTGGTTACTTTGTTTGGCATGCTATTTATCGCAGGTGCCAAGCTTTCACAGTTTATTGCATTGATGGTGGCGGGTATTGCTGCGGTCGTCGGCTTGATTGTTATTGAACCCTATCGTGTTCGACGTGTGACCTCATTCTGGGAACCATGGAATGACCCGTTTGGCAGTGGCTACCAGTTAACTCAATCACTGATGGCATTTGGCCGCGGTGACTGGATGGGGCAAGGCCTTGGTAACTCGGTTCAGAAGTTAGAATATTTACCAGAAGCACATACCGATTTTGTGTTTGCTGTATTGGCTGAAGAGTTGGGCTTTGTTGGCGTGACTTTAGTGCTGATCCTTATTTTTAGTTTGGTGCTCAAAGCGATTCTAATTGGTAAGAAAGCCTTCGAAAACGACCAGTTATTCAGTGGCTACCTTGCCTTTGGTATTGGTATTTGGTTTGCTTTTCAAACGCTTGTTAACGTAGGTGCCGCTTCAGGTATCGTTCCAACCAAGGGTCTGACATTGCCATTGATCAGTTACGGCGGGTCAAGTTTGATTGTGATGTCGGTGGCGGTTTCTATGCTACTACGTATCGATCACGAATGCCGAATACAACAAAAAGAACAAGCCGACAATCAAAACGAATTAGTAGAATAA